A single region of the Nicotiana sylvestris chromosome 6, ASM39365v2, whole genome shotgun sequence genome encodes:
- the LOC138871415 gene encoding uncharacterized protein: MTSNIAESINATLVSAKELPIYDFLAEVRKMFGRWNCSNRKEATQTYMTLGKKYQEMLELNETMCTRMTAVPSTEYLHTVNDGGRNYTSKFLMPEEYCSSYYKPSTIVMTYDVPVYPLPDKNDWNIPEHVAEEVVLPPKWKRPPGRPKKKRDKNLSELMLPKNQHSCSICGQEGHNKRTCRNAPRNK; encoded by the exons ATGACGTCAAATATCGCTGAGTCAATCAATGCAACACTAGTTTCAGCAAAGGAATTGCCAATATATGACTTCCTCGCAGAAGTTAGGAAAATGTTTGGTCGTTGGAATTGTAGTAACCGTAAAGAAGCTACTCAGACATACATGACGCTTGGGAAAAAATACCAGGAAATGCTGGAGTTGAATGAGACCATGTGTACCCGTATGACT GCGGTACCCTCAACTGAATACTTACATACTGTTAACGATGGTGGGAGGAATTACACA AGCAAGTTTTTAATGCCTGAAGAATATTGCTCTAGCTATTACAAGCCAAGTACAATTGTAATGACATACGATGTGCCAGTGTACCCGCTACCGGACAAAAATGACTGGAATATACCAGAGCATGTTGCAGAGGAGGTTGTACTACCACCCAAATGGAAAAGACCTCCTGGAAGGCCAAAGAAGAAGCGCGACAAAAATTTAAGTGAATTGATGTTGCCGAAAAATCAACATTCATGTAGCATATGTGGGCAGGAAGGACATAACAAGCGAACTTGTAGGAATGCTCCACGTAATAAATAG